GGCATGCGGTTCGGCACTGCCCGGCGAGTGCCCGCCCGGCCGGTGAAGGGCGGCGGCTTCGCCCCCCAGGCGCTCCGCGCCGTGCGGCAGTGGACCCAGCAGTTCGACGTCCCGCTGCTCCAGCTCACCCCGATCGACACGATCAAGCGGCTGGTGCTCAATCCGACCCAGCTCGGCACGGTGCAGGCCGCTCAGGGGCTGGTGGCGCGCACCGACTCCACCCGTCGGGCGCTGGAGCAGGGGTTCACCCAGATCGACGTTCGCGGCACCGTGGATTCCGCCCGGACGCTCGCCGACCGGTTGGCCGCCACCGATCCGCGGAAGCTCGGCCTCGATGGCACCCGCCAGGCGATTCAATCGGTGCAGGAAACTCTCAAGCACCTGGATCAGGCCAAACAGCAAGTGAACGGGTTGCAGCGGCAGGTCACCCAAGGCGTCCAGCTTCTCGGCACGGGCGTGCAGGGTCTGGATGAGGCCCGGCGGAAGGATTACGCGTTCGCCAGGTCACTGCTCAAGCTGCCCAGCTTTTCCGCCCCCGACATCGGCAACGCGTTCTTCGGTAAGGTGAGCATCGAGCGCTTTCAGCAGGCGCTCTATTGGACGGAGCTGGCCCGCCACTACATGCCACCGGGACTCCTGCCTCGGGAGGATCCCGGCCCCCAGCGGCTCCGGGCCGCCGGGAAGACCATCGGCTTTCCCAAGGAGCACACCTGGCCCGCGTTCCTGGTGCAGCTCGCCCAGATCGATTTTGCGATCGGCGGCGGCAACCCGCTGCGCGGCGCGTACCAGGCGAGTGTCCGGGGGCTCACCTCGACGCCCGCGCTCTACGGCAGGCCGATGACGGTGACCGCGCACCGGAGTGCCGCGGGGTCGGCCATCGCCGACATCGACGTCTCCGGCGTGATCAACCATCTCTCCTCGAGCCCGCGCGATTCAGTCGCGGCTCGGCTGCGCGGCGTGACGCTGCCGTCCTTCGACATCCCCGGGCTTCCCTTCCGGCTGGCGCCGGGGACCGGCGCCGCGACGCTCGCCTTCGCCCTCAAGGGAGATCAGCTCTTCGGGCGCTGGGGCATCGGCTCCAGCAACGTGGCCTGGGCGCTGGACAATGCGCGCGGACGCCCGCTCAACGACCTGGAGGGTCTGGTCTGGCGCGTGGTCTCCGGCCTCAAGCAGCTCGATGTCGATGCCCAGGTGCGCGGTACCATCAGTGCGCCCAGGTTGTCGGTGCGGAGCAATCTGGACGACGCGATCGCCGCCCGGCTCAAGGCCGTGATCGGCGAGGAGGTCGCCAAGGCGGAGGCGATGGCCCGCGCCAAGGTGGACAGCCTCGTGAGCGACAAGGTGGAGCCGGTGAAGCGGCAGATCGCGGCATTGCAGACTCAGGCGACCCAGCGGGTGAGCGGGCAGCAGCAGCAGCTCGACAAGGTGCGGGCCGACCTGCAGGCGCAGCTCAAGCGGCTCACCGGCGGACTGGCGCCGGGGATCACGCTGCCCAAGATCAAGCTTTAAACCCGGCCTCAGAAGTCGTAACGGACTCCGAGCTGCATCCGCCATCGGGAGCCGTCGACATCCAGCACCCGAAGCCTGGGCACCTGAACCGTGTAGATCCCTCGTCCCAAGGCCGGATCGTACCCGATCAATCGGAGCAACCTCGTGTGTTCGACCCCGCGAACCACGCCCCAGTGGCTGTTCAGCAGGTGGAGGAGGTTGAGCACATCCAGGGAGAGCTCCATGCGGTGCCCGTGCAGCGTGGGAAACAGCTTGGCAAATCGGGCGCTGGTGTTGTTCACCCAGGCATTCCGACAGCTGTTCCGCCGCATGATCGTCCCGCGGTGGTTCCGCAGGCAGGGCTCACGGTCAATAAAGGCGGCGAGCTTCTCGTAGGGCTCGGCTGAGGCAGGGATGAGGTTGCCCTCCTCGTCCCGCGCGGCGAGAGTCACATCCCCGCCCGGCCGGGGCTGCGCCGGGACGTAGACGATATCGTCGTCGCTGAAGCCGTCCGCGTTGGCGTCGCCCTCGATTGTGTAGGTGTACGGCCCGCCCGAGAGACCCTCATAGAACAGCGACATCCGGAAGCCGAGCGGCAGGTTCGTCGTGCCCAGAAGGGTGATTCGGTGCGGCACCTCCCAGGCCGCGGTGGCGATGCGGCGCCGATCGAGCGTTCCATCGAGTGGCGTATCACCGACGTCGGCGTCGGTATTGTCCTCGCTGGCGGACAACAGATCTCTCGAACGGCTATAGGTGTACGAGACGCCGAGCTCAGTTCCGTTAGGGAAGCGTTTCTGCAGCTGTGTCGTAAGCGAGAACGCCCGATTTGCCCTCGCGTTTCTCACCTGCATCACCGGCCCGAACTGATCCGTCACCCGATCCGGCCTTGCCGCTCCCAGGCTGTCGAGGGTGCCATACATCGCGCGGTTGCCTTCGCCGCTGGCCGCGGCGGGCGGCTTCAGATTGAGGTCGATCAGGTCGTACTGGTCGATCGCGCGGGTGTAGAGGAAGTCGATCGTGCCGACTACCCCCCAGGGCAGCCGGTGGTCGGCGCCGAGAGCCAGCTTGAGGTTGCGGGGGAAGCGGAACGCTGGGTCGAAGACGTTCACCAGCGGGCTCGCAAGGATGACCCCGCTGCCGCAGGTGGTTGGCTGATTGGTGGGATCTATCGTAAACGGAGGGACACTGCTGACCCCGACGCATTCGAGCGAGTACGCCTCCAATCCGGTGTGCGCGTCCACTTCCGCGAACCACTTGTAGGCGGGTCGACCGGCGAACAGTCCGACGCCCCCGCGCAGATACGTGCTGCCGTTGCCGGTGAGATCGTAGCTCAGGCCCAGCCGGGGCGACCACAGGGTGTGTCCGCTCGGGGTGGGAACATTGTCGAGCCTGAGCGGACTGCTCAGGAGCGAGACGTTGCGCACTGGTTTCCGCGATAGGAACGGCACGTCCATGCGCAGCCCGGGAGTGACGGTGAGACGTGGAGTCGGATTCCACTGGTCCTGGAAGTAGGTCCCAATCTGGGTCACCGTCGGATCGGACAGCGGACCGGAGGGGCGCGCTCGACCCCGCAGCGTCGCAGTGTAGGAATAGGGCAGCCCCTGCTCCAGCGAATCGAGGCTGCTGAAGGTCCAACCGGTATTGAAGAAGTAGTCGAGAAACTGCTGGCTGCTGAGCCGGATCAGCTCATCGTGGCTACCGAGCGTGAATCGATGCGACCCGGACGCGAAGGTGAGGTTGTCGGTCAGCTCCAGGATGTGTTGATCGGCGGCATCTGGAAATTGACACGCGCTACCCGCCGACAGCTGGCGTGCCTCGGCTTGCACGTAAATCGCAGGAAAGGCGCTTGCCGGCGAGCAGTGGAAGCGTTCACGCATCCGTGCCGCGATCAGCTCGTTGCTGTACCGACCTCCGAAGCTGGCGGTCCAGGTCAACCGAGTGGCGTGGGTCGTGACTGGTAGCGCGAAGACCCTGGAGGTGAGCGGGTAGAAGTCAAAGTTTCGATCCATCACGATGCGCAGATCGCTGTGGGAGTAGTTGTGCGACACCTCGAGGCGGCTGTTGACCCCCAACTGGAGCGTTACCTTGCCCAGGAGGTTTTCGGCTGGGATGCGGAAGGGGAACGCGCCGAAATCCCCAGCGTCCACGCCGTAGCGGTCTCGGAGAATCTCCTGAAAGCGAACGGCACTGGCGTAACTGATTCCCACGCTCTCGACGTTGTCTGGACTATCCGGCCGGATCAGCGCGGCATTCTCGGGAGCAATGCGACGCTGGATCCCGGCATCGACAAAGAAGGCGACTCGGTCGTGGACGAGCGGACCGCCCAGCGTCAGGCCCACTTCCTTGCTCTTAAATTCCGCGCCTCGGCTGCCGTCCGGATCCTTCCCCACCAGCCCAGTCTCCGAGTAATAGCTGGTGAGCGACCCCTCGAAATGATTGCCGCCCGACTTGGTTACCGCGTTCACCAATCCTGCGGCAAAGTTGCCGAACCGCACGTCGAAGGGTGCCGAGATGACCTGCAGCTCCTTGATCGCCTCGACGGAGAGGGTCCGAGCTCCGAACGCTTGCCCCGGCGTCCCGATGCTACCCAGTAGTGAGCTGCCCAGGAGGTCGTTGTTGGTCGCGCCGTCGATCTGCAGCCCGTTGAGCCGGTCGGGCTGTCCCGCGATGGACAGGCCACCGCATCCGAAGGCGAGAACGCTGGGGCGAGTACAGAGGACCTGCGGAGAGAGCAGCGCGAGTTGACCGAAGTCCCGGCCGGGCACCGGCAGTCGAGTCATGATCGACTCGCTGATGGTCTGCGCCGGCCCGGTGCGGCCGGGGTTGATCAGCGGGTCGAGCCCCGCCACGACGCCGACCTCGGGCAGCTGGTAGGCTGCCCTGCTCAGCGCAAAGTCGGCGGTGAGCCGCTGGCCGAGCGAGAGGAAGATGCCGGCGCGCTGGGCTGGCGCGAAGCCCACCGCATGCACTTCGACGACATACGGCCCGCCGACCGAGAGCTGGTCCAGGCCGTATCGTCCCTTTCCACGGCTCGTGGTCTGCCACCGCTCGCCATTAGCGGTGTTGGTGACGAGGATGCTGGCGTCTTCGATCGCGACGCTGTCGGGAGCCAGGACATGGCCCTGAATAGCAGCCCCGGTCACGCCCTGGGCTCGGATCGTGGCGAGCCCGAGGCAGCACTCGAGCGCTATCGTGAGAGGGACCTGCCTGAGAATGCGCTCTCGGGCCCCGGTCATCGCTGGCTCATCCCTTCGGACGCATCAGCTCCTGGTATGGCGGATAATCCCGCAAGGAGTCCAAATCCGGATCGATGTGAACGAAGTGGCGCTCGAGTCCACGCTGCAGAGCTCGCGTGAGGAGGTTGACCGCCTCGTCGCGACGTCCCTGCAGGGCGGCTACGCGGGCCAGGCCAAGCCACGCCAGGGCGAGGTCGTCATGCCTCGCCAGCCATCTCTTTTGCTCTGCGAGCTCAGCCCAATCCTTTCGACGGACCGCTAACGCGGCGAGAGCGGCATGCGCTCTGACATCGCTGGAATCCTCGGAGATTCTCCGGGCGTAGGCCGCTCTGGCGTCCTCCCAACGACCGGCGTAGTAGTGGGCGGTGAAGAGGTTCCAGAGACAGGGTCCAGCCTCGGCCTCGGCAGTCCGGGCCGGTCCCCGGCGAGCGACGATGTATTCGAGCAGGGCCGCTGCAGCGGCAGGAGATCCGTGCGCGCGGAGCTCGAGCGCGGCGCACTCGGCGCGGTCA
This Gemmatimonadales bacterium DNA region includes the following protein-coding sequences:
- a CDS encoding TonB-dependent receptor, with product MTGARERILRQVPLTIALECCLGLATIRAQGVTGAAIQGHVLAPDSVAIEDASILVTNTANGERWQTTSRGKGRYGLDQLSVGGPYVVEVHAVGFAPAQRAGIFLSLGQRLTADFALSRAAYQLPEVGVVAGLDPLINPGRTGPAQTISESIMTRLPVPGRDFGQLALLSPQVLCTRPSVLAFGCGGLSIAGQPDRLNGLQIDGATNNDLLGSSLLGSIGTPGQAFGARTLSVEAIKELQVISAPFDVRFGNFAAGLVNAVTKSGGNHFEGSLTSYYSETGLVGKDPDGSRGAEFKSKEVGLTLGGPLVHDRVAFFVDAGIQRRIAPENAALIRPDSPDNVESVGISYASAVRFQEILRDRYGVDAGDFGAFPFRIPAENLLGKVTLQLGVNSRLEVSHNYSHSDLRIVMDRNFDFYPLTSRVFALPVTTHATRLTWTASFGGRYSNELIAARMRERFHCSPASAFPAIYVQAEARQLSAGSACQFPDAADQHILELTDNLTFASGSHRFTLGSHDELIRLSSQQFLDYFFNTGWTFSSLDSLEQGLPYSYTATLRGRARPSGPLSDPTVTQIGTYFQDQWNPTPRLTVTPGLRMDVPFLSRKPVRNVSLLSSPLRLDNVPTPSGHTLWSPRLGLSYDLTGNGSTYLRGGVGLFAGRPAYKWFAEVDAHTGLEAYSLECVGVSSVPPFTIDPTNQPTTCGSGVILASPLVNVFDPAFRFPRNLKLALGADHRLPWGVVGTIDFLYTRAIDQYDLIDLNLKPPAAASGEGNRAMYGTLDSLGAARPDRVTDQFGPVMQVRNARANRAFSLTTQLQKRFPNGTELGVSYTYSRSRDLLSASEDNTDADVGDTPLDGTLDRRRIATAAWEVPHRITLLGTTNLPLGFRMSLFYEGLSGGPYTYTIEGDANADGFSDDDIVYVPAQPRPGGDVTLAARDEEGNLIPASAEPYEKLAAFIDREPCLRNHRGTIMRRNSCRNAWVNNTSARFAKLFPTLHGHRMELSLDVLNLLHLLNSHWGVVRGVEHTRLLRLIGYDPALGRGIYTVQVPRLRVLDVDGSRWRMQLGVRYDF